From the genome of Mycobacterium sp. 050128, one region includes:
- a CDS encoding sulfotransferase family protein produces MTATDGQAEGTPQPNRAHRRVVLFVLGPQRSGTSAITRVLSLSGGVLPAGMLGADAGNPRGYWEPRKAIAINETILYRHQSAWFDPSLCSMDAEALDARERAACIGRIESYLTKLPAVPVLVIKEPRITTLSPLWFEAARRAGFDVAAVVAVRHPMEVISSVAATWQVSRELSGALWLKYSLLAERYTRGLPRVFVDYADFLDNWRREVKRIATTLDIDLNTRQEDAIEEFLTPDLRRQRHSGCVKGPGRADWISTVHNTLCDAAHDEPLDTVALDSIFESYRASDELCTAFEDFRTLSKKALYRFLRPSIAMPMMELVAMAHRRRGTWA; encoded by the coding sequence GTGACGGCGACGGACGGCCAGGCCGAGGGCACGCCCCAGCCCAACCGCGCACATCGCAGGGTCGTCCTTTTCGTACTGGGGCCGCAACGGTCGGGAACGTCGGCGATTACCCGCGTCCTTTCCCTCTCCGGTGGTGTGCTGCCGGCCGGGATGTTGGGCGCCGACGCGGGCAATCCGCGCGGCTACTGGGAACCGCGCAAGGCCATCGCCATCAACGAGACCATTTTGTATCGCCACCAGTCCGCGTGGTTCGATCCGTCACTGTGCTCGATGGACGCCGAGGCGCTCGACGCCAGGGAGAGAGCCGCCTGCATCGGCCGGATCGAGTCCTATTTGACCAAGCTGCCCGCCGTACCAGTGCTGGTGATCAAGGAACCCCGGATAACCACGTTGTCCCCGCTGTGGTTCGAAGCCGCGCGACGCGCCGGTTTTGACGTAGCGGCCGTCGTCGCGGTCCGCCACCCGATGGAGGTCATCTCGTCCGTGGCCGCGACCTGGCAAGTCTCGCGTGAGCTCTCGGGTGCCCTGTGGTTGAAATACAGCCTGCTGGCAGAGCGTTACACGCGCGGCTTGCCGCGCGTGTTCGTTGACTACGCCGACTTCCTCGACAACTGGCGCCGGGAGGTAAAGCGGATAGCCACCACGCTCGACATCGATCTGAACACGCGGCAAGAGGACGCAATTGAGGAGTTCCTCACTCCTGATCTGCGGCGCCAGCGACATTCCGGATGCGTGAAAGGCCCCGGCCGCGCGGATTGGATTTCCACGGTCCACAACACGCTGTGCGACGCCGCGCACGACGAGCCGTTGGACACCGTCGCACTCGATAGCATTTTCGAGTCGTATCGCGCGAGCGATGAGTTGTGCACGGCCTTCGAGGATTTCCGCACTCTCTCCAAGAAAGCCCTCTACCGGTTCCTGCGGCCATCGATCGCGATGCCGATGATGGAGCTCGTCGCGATGGCACACAGGCGCCGGGGGACCTGGGCCTAG
- a CDS encoding NAD-dependent epimerase/dehydratase family protein, translated as MLITGGAGFIGSALSRRLVKAGYDVAVMDVLHPQVHAPGQAIDLPASVRLFTGDVTHAPDWDAVLRLFRPSQVVHLAAETGTAQSLSEATRHGSVNVVGTTQLLDGLSRAGFVPDQLVLASSRAVYGEGAWETGGHVFYPRPRSHAQLVAGIWDPQSPTGAAAVPLPSCADRTEPRPTNVYAATKLAQEHTLAAWAAAHDTNVSVLRLQNVYGPGQSLTNSYTGIVALFARLARERHSLEVYEDGRIVRDFVYIDDVVDALFAAVQQPTAEQRCLDIGSGTPTTIHELAQTISAVCGAPEPVVVAKFRDGDVRAASCDVGPAKEALDWRPKWTLDDGLQKLLEWIGQQRESRSAATDHTLESNRSVAEHAGRN; from the coding sequence GTGCTTATCACTGGTGGAGCTGGATTTATCGGGTCTGCGCTGTCGCGCCGCCTCGTCAAGGCCGGTTACGACGTCGCGGTGATGGACGTTCTGCACCCACAGGTGCACGCCCCAGGTCAGGCGATCGACTTGCCGGCGTCGGTGCGGTTATTCACCGGCGACGTCACCCACGCGCCCGACTGGGATGCCGTGCTCCGGTTGTTCCGTCCTTCCCAGGTCGTCCATCTGGCCGCCGAGACGGGAACAGCGCAGTCGCTCTCCGAGGCGACGCGGCACGGTTCGGTCAACGTGGTGGGCACCACCCAGCTCCTTGACGGCTTGAGCCGCGCGGGATTCGTGCCCGATCAGCTTGTGCTGGCGTCATCTAGGGCCGTCTACGGCGAGGGCGCTTGGGAGACCGGCGGGCACGTCTTCTATCCGCGGCCGCGCAGCCACGCGCAACTGGTGGCGGGCATCTGGGATCCGCAAAGCCCGACGGGTGCAGCCGCGGTGCCGCTGCCCAGCTGCGCCGACCGAACCGAGCCTCGACCCACCAATGTCTACGCCGCGACCAAACTCGCCCAGGAGCACACGTTGGCGGCCTGGGCCGCCGCTCACGACACAAATGTCAGTGTGCTGCGCCTGCAGAACGTTTATGGGCCGGGCCAGTCGTTGACCAATTCGTACACCGGAATAGTCGCTCTCTTCGCGCGATTGGCTCGCGAGCGTCATTCGCTGGAGGTCTACGAAGACGGTCGAATCGTGCGCGATTTCGTGTATATCGACGACGTTGTCGACGCGCTGTTCGCGGCGGTGCAGCAACCCACGGCCGAGCAACGCTGCCTGGACATCGGATCAGGCACCCCGACGACGATTCATGAGCTGGCACAAACGATCAGCGCAGTTTGCGGGGCCCCCGAACCGGTCGTCGTAGCGAAATTCCGCGATGGCGATGTTCGTGCCGCGAGCTGCGACGTCGGGCCGGCGAAAGAAGCGCTGGATTGGCGCCCGAAATGGACGCTCGACGACGGTTTGCAAAAGCTCCTGGAATGGATCGGCCAGCAGCGCGAATCCCGTTCTGCGGCAACCGATCACACCCTCGAATCCAACCGCTCGGTAGCGGAACATGCCGGGCGGAATTAG